GACTATTTGCTGACGGCAAAAATTATAGATTTACAACCATTTCAATAAAAAATCCTGAAAGACTTCTTCTTGAATTAAAAAAAAGACTAGATAGTAGTCTCAAAACAAAGATGAAAGATGATTACCGAAAAAGTAAGTCTGATTTTTGGAAAAGCGAGAATGACTATCGAAGATGGATAAAGAAAGTTGTTCTTCCCATTTGTTTAATTATTTTGATATTGTTGTGGGCTTTAAGTAAATAGTAAAATCCTATCCACCTCCTACCTCAACATCCCACCCCAACCTTCCCTCCAAAGGAAAGGAGCTAGAAGTCTCCCTTTGAAGGGAGATTTAGAGGGATGTTGTGTAAAACAGATAATTTCAATTTCCCATCTCACTGACCATTACCCTTATTCAATCCCACCATAGTCAAAAACAATAGCAACTACTGTATGTAATGCACATAATTGCTAACTTTGAGATCAAAGAAAATTACTTATGAAAATCGTTGTTTCTCCAGCAAAGTCACTCAATTTTGAATCAAAACTCCCTACCACAAGAGCTACGCAACCGCAGTTTCTTGAAGAGGCAGAAAAACTTAATAGTAAACTCTCAAATACTACAAAGAAAGAGATTCAAGACTTAATGCATATTAGCGAGAAACTGGCAGATTTAAACTACCAGCGTTATCAAGATTTTACAACACCTTTTACAAAAAGTAATGCACGACCAGCGATTTATACTTTTGATGGCGATGTGTATACAGGTCTTGATGCATACACTATCCCAACAGAAAAATTAGACAAACTTCAAGACACGCTAAGAATCTTAAGCGGGATGTACGGTATATTACGTCCGCTAGATTTAATGCAGGCTTATCGCCTTGAAATGGGAACCAAACTAGAATATTACAGCACTAAGAACTTATATGAATTTTGGGGAGACACACTAACTAATCGTCTTAATGAGGAATTAGAAGATGATGAGCTTTTTGTTAATCTTGCGAGCCAAGAATACTTTAAAGCAGTACAGCCTAAAAAATTGAAAGTTCCAGTAATCACACCTATTTTTAAAGACTTTAAAAATGGCAAACTAAAGATTATTGCTTTTTACGCAAAAAAAGCACGAGGCTCTATGGTGCGTTATATTATTGATAAAGATGTAAACAACATAGAAGATCTTAAAGGATTTGATTATGATGGCTACGCATATAGCGCAGAGGAGTCTAATGAAGATAAGAACGAATTTGTATTTACGAGGTAATTGTCTAAAATGACTAAAACCCATCACTGAGATATCTCTATGATGGGTTTTTTATAATTTGTAGAATATCTCAAGATATTAAAACAACTAATTATTCTTCTGCATTTTCGCAGCGTCCTTAGCTTTCTTTCTGCCTTTTTTTCTTCTTTTTGCGCCAAAAGTTCCACGGCTTATTTTTCCTCTTCTTGATTTTTTATCTCCTCTTCCCATATCTATTTTTTAGTTATTCTCAAGGTAGCATTTTTTAAAAAGAACCTATTTTAAAATTCTGTTAATCATCTGCCTACACTATCTTTATAAATAAAAGTATCCCTATGACGTATTACATTCTTATTGCCCTCCAGCTGGCATGTGCATACCACGTTTACAAGAATAAAAATAGTTTTTACTGGTACTTTGCGATTCTCCTACTGCCTGCAATAGGCTGTCTAGTTTATGTAATCGCTCAGATTTTTAACAAAAAGGATATTGATGTCGTTCAAAAGGAATTTACAGCGGTTATCAATCCTACCAAAAAGATCAACCAACTAGAAAAGAAGGTTGAATTTTCTGATACATATTCTAATCGCGTTGAGCTAGGCGATGCGTTACTTGCGATAGGAAATTTCAAAGAGGCAGCCGTTCAATACGACACGGTCTTACATGGAAATCACACTAATGATTACTATGCGAATACACAATTGCTCATTGCGCTTTTTGAACAAGAGAAGTATGATGAAGTAATTGCCATAGGTCAAAAAATGAGTGATGTATCTGACTTTGAAAAATCCCAAGCGCAATTTAAATATGGGCTCGCATTATCAAAAACTGGTAAGGACGAAGAAGCAGAAGCTATCCTTAAAAAAATAGATCAACGCTATTCTAATTATCCTGAGCGTGTGGAATTATCTAAATTTTACATAGAAAGTAAGAAGCAATCTAAAGCGCTAGAAGTACTACACGAAATGCAAGAAGAGTTTTTAAACCTCACTACACCCA
The genomic region above belongs to Dokdonia sp. Dokd-P16 and contains:
- the yaaA gene encoding peroxide stress protein YaaA, translated to MKIVVSPAKSLNFESKLPTTRATQPQFLEEAEKLNSKLSNTTKKEIQDLMHISEKLADLNYQRYQDFTTPFTKSNARPAIYTFDGDVYTGLDAYTIPTEKLDKLQDTLRILSGMYGILRPLDLMQAYRLEMGTKLEYYSTKNLYEFWGDTLTNRLNEELEDDELFVNLASQEYFKAVQPKKLKVPVITPIFKDFKNGKLKIIAFYAKKARGSMVRYIIDKDVNNIEDLKGFDYDGYAYSAEESNEDKNEFVFTR
- a CDS encoding 30S ribosomal protein THX, encoding MGRGDKKSRRGKISRGTFGAKRRKKGRKKAKDAAKMQKNN